A portion of the Roseovarius sp. SCSIO 43702 genome contains these proteins:
- a CDS encoding DUF6731 family protein, which yields MDAKIKARFYQVENVGKEDATLFDCLHQLWAHANRTAYETIYGDVRVRIENFANDPAVVGDGFIDGEFVRQQTDNIPPFAEQGQPLEGNVRPLGHRCAFRYHAQLNVLLLESRREAVTPIRMDALVKARLNPHRGFFLSPVLSQAALEKLRNGTPRRVTFRVARPAEMEVVEGEDLGLEENLARLQNHFEGPNIEVTASWPRGNRDGILSQNAIARTIRWATGNRDHVEKLQVKINEEPDAIDIFSEQMKVVDVLDLDSHNVDRNYATRRAFLAQSFNDHLPILRRLYGA from the coding sequence ATGGACGCGAAGATTAAAGCGCGATTTTATCAAGTCGAAAATGTTGGAAAAGAAGACGCCACGTTATTTGATTGCCTGCATCAATTATGGGCCCACGCCAACCGCACAGCCTATGAGACGATCTACGGCGATGTCCGGGTCAGAATTGAGAATTTTGCCAACGATCCGGCTGTAGTCGGCGACGGGTTCATTGACGGGGAGTTTGTGCGCCAGCAGACAGACAACATCCCGCCTTTCGCAGAGCAGGGGCAACCGCTCGAAGGGAACGTCCGTCCACTGGGGCATCGCTGTGCCTTTCGATATCACGCTCAGTTAAATGTGCTTCTGCTGGAGAGCAGACGCGAGGCTGTGACGCCCATTCGGATGGATGCCTTGGTCAAGGCGCGCCTGAACCCTCACCGAGGGTTCTTCTTGTCACCGGTCCTGTCTCAGGCCGCGCTTGAAAAACTGCGCAACGGCACCCCCAGACGTGTTACATTCAGAGTCGCTCGCCCAGCTGAGATGGAGGTAGTTGAGGGCGAAGACCTCGGTTTAGAGGAGAATCTAGCAAGGTTGCAAAACCACTTTGAGGGACCAAATATTGAAGTGACGGCGAGTTGGCCCCGAGGAAACCGAGACGGCATCCTGAGCCAGAATGCGATTGCTCGGACCATCCGGTGGGCTACGGGAAATCGTGACCATGTCGAGAAGTTGCAGGTCAAGATTAACGAAGAACCCGACGCAATCGATATCTTCTCTGAGCAGATGAAGGTGGTCGACGTTCTTGATCTTGACAGCCATAACGTCGACAGGAATTACGCAACACGCCGTGCATTCCTTGCTCAGAGCTTTAACGATCACCTCCCGATCCTGCGGAGGCTTTATGGAGCGTAA
- a CDS encoding site-specific integrase — MVNRLRLNEKSVRDAEPAQGRDYQIFDTDVRGFAVCIYRSGNRAFTIDYRHAGRQRRMTIGRWPEWSTTAARERAKELRREIDAGADPLGQKETGRDAPRVKDMIERYTEVHLPHLSPTNASDQKSMLAKLVAPDWGNRLVTEITPYDVEKLLNKVAAGRPRPSKAKPNNRARKLQGAKPTPVRANRTGEVLRKMFTYAVSWGWREDNPASGFRRRIENPRERFLSHEEIRKLAEALETAEDRRSADIIRLCMLTGARVGEVRQARFEHFNLEHLSWSKPASMTKQRKIHRLPISDEAAAIVRQRQLLVPRGCALLFPGDVPGQPVKEIRRFWANIQKQVGIPDVRIHDLRHTFASLLVSGGASLEMIGKLLGHSQMQTTQRYAHLMDSPLRAGVDAVASAFRPKPKLVHDSGEEQKTA; from the coding sequence ATGGTCAACCGATTGCGTCTGAATGAAAAGTCAGTCCGTGACGCCGAACCGGCGCAGGGACGGGACTACCAGATTTTCGACACAGATGTTCGCGGGTTCGCCGTCTGCATCTACCGCTCGGGGAACCGGGCGTTCACCATCGATTACCGCCATGCCGGGCGGCAGCGTCGGATGACCATCGGCCGTTGGCCCGAATGGTCGACCACAGCTGCGCGCGAGAGGGCGAAGGAACTGCGCCGCGAGATCGACGCCGGGGCCGACCCGCTGGGCCAGAAGGAAACCGGGCGCGATGCGCCGCGCGTGAAGGATATGATCGAGCGCTATACCGAGGTGCACCTGCCGCACCTATCACCGACCAACGCCTCGGACCAGAAATCAATGCTGGCCAAGCTGGTGGCACCGGATTGGGGCAACCGGCTGGTGACGGAAATCACGCCCTACGATGTCGAAAAACTGCTGAACAAGGTCGCGGCCGGTCGGCCCCGGCCCTCGAAAGCCAAGCCGAACAACCGGGCGCGAAAGCTGCAGGGGGCCAAGCCGACCCCGGTGCGCGCCAACCGGACCGGCGAAGTGCTGCGCAAGATGTTCACCTATGCCGTGAGCTGGGGGTGGCGCGAGGACAATCCGGCGTCCGGCTTCCGCCGCCGGATCGAAAATCCACGCGAACGTTTCCTGTCACACGAAGAAATCCGCAAGCTGGCCGAGGCGCTGGAGACGGCTGAGGATCGCCGGTCGGCCGACATCATCCGGCTCTGCATGCTGACCGGCGCGCGGGTTGGTGAGGTCCGCCAGGCGCGGTTCGAGCATTTCAACCTCGAGCATCTGAGCTGGTCGAAGCCCGCCAGCATGACCAAGCAGCGCAAGATTCACCGCCTGCCGATCTCGGACGAGGCGGCGGCGATCGTGCGCCAGCGCCAGCTGCTGGTACCGCGCGGCTGCGCCTTGCTGTTTCCGGGCGATGTGCCGGGCCAGCCCGTGAAGGAAATTCGCCGCTTCTGGGCGAACATCCAGAAGCAGGTCGGGATCCCCGACGTCCGGATCCATGACCTGCGCCATACCTTTGCCTCCCTGCTGGTCAGCGGCGGCGCATCGCTGGAAATGATTGGCAAGCTTCTGGGTCACAGCCAGATGCAGACAACACAGCGCTACGCCCATCTGATGGACTCGCCGCTGCGCGCGGGCGTCGATGCGGTCGCCAGCGCATTCCGGCCCAAGCCGAAACTGGTCCATGATTCCGGCGAGGAGCAGAAGACGGCATGA
- a CDS encoding AlpA family transcriptional regulator, with product MIQSQTEPETTAAALLSGWISRKELADALGVTVDTLGRWEARRVGPPCVRAGRMVLYRRRAVEDWLAAQEMPRVKTAGGRR from the coding sequence ATGATTCAATCACAGACTGAACCGGAGACGACCGCCGCAGCCCTGCTGTCGGGCTGGATCAGCCGCAAGGAACTGGCCGATGCGCTGGGCGTGACGGTCGACACCCTCGGGCGATGGGAAGCCCGGCGGGTCGGACCGCCCTGCGTGCGGGCGGGGCGCATGGTGCTCTATCGGCGCCGCGCGGTGGAAGACTGGCTGGCCGCGCAGGAAATGCCGCGGGTCAAGACAGCGGGAGGTCGGCGATGA
- a CDS encoding VRR-NUC domain-containing protein: protein MTRRGTPEADLQRAVVQALRVALPRTAIIHHCANEVTVAGPRGAKRQAILVGMGVYAGFADLMVLCDGRVLFLELKAPKGRLRPNQEAFRDAVLAQGFGWALVRSLDDALGALADHGFTSRVRPARRASP from the coding sequence ATGACGCGGCGCGGCACCCCCGAGGCCGATCTGCAGCGCGCGGTCGTGCAGGCGTTGCGCGTTGCCCTGCCGCGCACGGCCATCATCCATCACTGCGCCAATGAGGTGACCGTAGCTGGCCCCCGCGGCGCGAAACGCCAGGCTATTTTGGTCGGTATGGGCGTGTACGCAGGTTTTGCCGACCTGATGGTGCTCTGCGACGGGCGCGTCCTGTTTCTGGAATTGAAGGCCCCGAAGGGTCGCCTGCGCCCCAACCAGGAGGCGTTTCGCGACGCCGTGCTGGCGCAGGGCTTCGGCTGGGCGCTCGTGCGCTCGCTCGACGACGCGCTGGGCGCGTTGGCCGATCATGGCTTCACCAGCCGTGTCCGCCCAGCGCGGAGGGCGTCGCCATGA
- a CDS encoding helix-turn-helix domain-containing protein: protein MSHEATNWAIKQRGLKPTTKIVLWHLSDRFNPDFGCFPSQERLANDCEISRSTLNAHLDLLEAARLLRRVPRLDPVSKRQMSTRYILGFEKGFTPDDPEPCPETGHGVFDLDHEPETGPENSTHAAGQTEPCPEIAHGKTQKAVSDFCPDPCPKNGQSRVRNPDTNPVREPLREPLKEEEDAAAREADFDRFFAELCGALGFAGNATLPSWWQGWPARSHVRRWIDDLGLSEDRIIEVATESRCDHPNPPDGPKALDRFMERAAQRDVQAAAENASGRKAKRSRKTHGKPPPSPDELAEFYAAKVNSDEYLPNGMISTAMCSLMLARGLVTAERLRLRGVR from the coding sequence ATGAGTCACGAGGCCACCAACTGGGCGATCAAGCAGCGCGGACTGAAACCCACCACCAAGATTGTGCTCTGGCATCTCAGCGACCGGTTTAACCCGGATTTCGGCTGCTTTCCATCGCAGGAGCGGCTGGCGAACGATTGCGAGATCAGCCGCTCCACCCTGAACGCGCATCTGGACCTGCTCGAGGCAGCCAGGCTGCTGCGCCGGGTGCCGCGCCTCGATCCGGTCAGTAAAAGACAGATGTCGACACGCTATATCCTGGGCTTTGAGAAAGGCTTTACGCCAGATGATCCCGAGCCATGTCCGGAAACCGGACACGGGGTTTTCGACCTCGATCATGAGCCAGAAACCGGCCCGGAAAACTCAACCCATGCAGCCGGTCAGACCGAGCCGTGTCCGGAAATCGCACATGGCAAAACGCAAAAAGCCGTGTCCGATTTTTGCCCCGACCCGTGTCCGAAAAATGGCCAATCCCGTGTCCGGAATCCGGACACTAACCCTGTAAGAGAACCACTAAGGGAACCACTAAAGGAGGAGGAGGACGCGGCTGCGCGCGAGGCCGATTTTGATCGGTTCTTCGCAGAGCTCTGCGGCGCGCTGGGCTTTGCCGGCAATGCGACCCTACCGAGCTGGTGGCAGGGTTGGCCAGCGCGGTCGCACGTTCGCCGCTGGATCGATGACCTCGGGCTCTCCGAAGATCGGATCATTGAGGTCGCGACCGAGTCCCGCTGCGATCACCCCAATCCGCCTGATGGCCCCAAGGCGCTGGATCGGTTCATGGAACGCGCCGCCCAGCGCGATGTGCAGGCAGCCGCGGAAAATGCAAGCGGCCGGAAAGCCAAACGCAGCCGCAAAACCCACGGCAAGCCACCACCCAGCCCGGATGAACTGGCGGAATTCTACGCCGCCAAGGTCAACTCCGACGAATACCTGCCCAACGGCATGATCAGCACCGCCATGTGCAGTTTGATGCTGGCGCGCGGGCTGGTTACGGCCGAGCGGCTGCGGCTGCGGGGAGTGCGGTGA
- a CDS encoding DNA methyltransferase has product MGLHPGTASYNPAGNSDFTRKAEALALGITNWSTPKATDGAKGGPGQNYGSGGRPPLPAQAAQWPTPAAQNWKGSSPASVTRADGKSRMDILHYRAEQGFTRPDQGTPPDGRQSSLHAPISRPLWAYLIASHGRAVSRRILRARARRRLNPLFVGWLMGWPIGHALCACSATAFIHWQQRMRGALSRLPMASGPWIWRPMDEPEDPAQMNLFEGLQP; this is encoded by the coding sequence ATGGGTCTGCATCCCGGCACCGCGAGCTACAACCCGGCGGGGAACAGCGACTTCACCCGCAAGGCAGAAGCGCTGGCGCTGGGCATCACCAACTGGTCGACGCCGAAGGCGACGGATGGCGCGAAAGGCGGTCCGGGGCAGAATTACGGCTCGGGCGGGAGGCCGCCCCTGCCAGCGCAGGCAGCGCAATGGCCGACACCGGCCGCACAGAACTGGAAGGGCAGCAGCCCGGCCAGCGTGACCCGCGCCGATGGGAAGTCCCGGATGGATATCCTGCACTATCGGGCGGAACAGGGCTTCACCCGCCCGGACCAGGGGACCCCGCCGGATGGGCGGCAATCCTCGCTGCACGCCCCGATCTCGCGCCCGCTTTGGGCCTATCTGATTGCCTCGCATGGGCGGGCCGTCTCGCGGCGTATCCTGAGAGCCCGGGCGCGGCGGCGGCTCAATCCGCTCTTCGTCGGATGGCTGATGGGTTGGCCCATCGGGCACGCGCTCTGCGCCTGCTCGGCAACGGCGTTCATCCACTGGCAGCAGCGTATGCGTGGCGCTCTCTCGCGGCTGCCCATGGCCTCGGGCCCGTGGATCTGGCGACCGATGGACGAGCCGGAAGACCCAGCGCAAATGAACCTTTTTGAAGGATTGCAGCCATGA
- a CDS encoding MbcA/ParS/Xre antitoxin family protein, with amino-acid sequence MQFATIEPTASRPDLPAITDEEAAALARTTVNLFRAWQLSDIEARTLLGDMAQRTWARWKDGSIGRIDRDLRARMAILMGIHKGLRYLFTDPARGYDWIRKPNAAFNGQSALDIMMRGEITDLIDLRSYLDAERGAW; translated from the coding sequence ATGCAGTTTGCCACGATCGAACCCACCGCGTCCCGCCCGGACCTTCCCGCCATCACGGACGAGGAGGCGGCTGCTCTCGCGCGCACCACCGTAAACCTGTTTCGCGCCTGGCAGCTCAGCGATATCGAGGCCCGCACCCTGCTGGGCGACATGGCCCAGCGCACATGGGCGCGCTGGAAGGACGGCAGCATCGGTCGGATCGACCGCGATCTGCGGGCGCGCATGGCGATCCTGATGGGGATTCACAAGGGCCTGCGCTATCTGTTCACCGATCCCGCGCGCGGCTATGACTGGATCAGAAAACCAAACGCGGCCTTCAACGGCCAAAGCGCGCTCGACATCATGATGCGCGGCGAGATCACCGACCTGATTGACCTGCGCAGCTATCTGGACGCCGAGCGCGGGGCGTGGTGA
- a CDS encoding RES family NAD+ phosphorylase, giving the protein MTAPVRRVIWPRTARIIRSIYPPIDLFEDIADPADWEALASAEAKFNPRIRDSIGDLAKVPVARRVTGTGASWVMAPFVHCSPRRPGRFSDGTFGLYYAGDSTEVAIAETIHHHTRTMLATDEAPGWTSQFRELIGSVDAEFDDVTGMADLLDPDDYAASQLFGAQRRAAGSDGITWPSVRFAGGNCIAAFWPDVVPIPAQGAHFAYHWNGSAVDYVKKLDTGKIMSVR; this is encoded by the coding sequence GTGACCGCACCGGTGCGCCGCGTGATCTGGCCGCGCACAGCCCGGATCATCCGCTCGATCTATCCGCCGATTGACCTGTTCGAGGACATTGCCGACCCTGCCGATTGGGAGGCGCTGGCCTCGGCCGAAGCCAAGTTCAACCCGCGCATCCGCGACAGCATCGGCGATCTCGCAAAGGTCCCCGTGGCCCGGCGCGTCACAGGAACCGGCGCAAGCTGGGTCATGGCCCCCTTCGTGCATTGCTCGCCGCGGCGGCCGGGGCGATTCTCCGATGGAACATTTGGCCTCTACTACGCGGGCGACAGCACCGAGGTCGCGATTGCCGAAACCATCCATCACCACACCAGAACCATGCTGGCTACGGACGAAGCTCCCGGCTGGACATCGCAGTTTCGCGAGTTGATCGGGTCTGTCGATGCCGAATTTGACGATGTCACCGGGATGGCCGACCTGCTGGATCCCGACGACTACGCCGCATCGCAGCTTTTTGGCGCCCAGCGCCGCGCGGCGGGTTCTGACGGCATCACCTGGCCCAGCGTGAGGTTTGCGGGCGGCAACTGCATCGCCGCGTTCTGGCCCGACGTGGTTCCGATCCCCGCACAGGGGGCGCATTTCGCCTACCACTGGAACGGCAGCGCGGTCGATTACGTCAAGAAGCTGGATACCGGTAAGATCATGAGCGTGCGCTAA
- a CDS encoding type ISP restriction/modification enzyme gives MTAIDRILQSYRDAAVTEREKGTYFERLALAFFLNDPVQAEEYEAVWSWSEWAQANSWDGKDVGIDLVAKLRNEDGFAAIQAKFYAADTRIQKSHIDSFISASGKEPFRRRVVLDTTEREWGTNAEEMIRGQTIPVVRIGLTDLRDSRIDWTIFEARGEIVLSAKKSLLGHQRDALAEVALGLAEADRGKLIMACGTGKTFTSLKIAESIAGKGRRVLFMVPSLALMSQTVREWTNDTETPIRAFAVCSDAHVGKRRKSTDDIAEIEIHDLAFPATTDPAKVAENAGEHDPERMTVIFSTYQSIVTLTRAQEAGLPEFDLIICDEAHRTTGATLGGEEESNFVKIHSDDHVKGRKRLYMTATPRIFGDNVRSKADEVGAELASMDDPALFGETLFYRGFGWAVQNGLLTDYKVIVLAMDEGLVSAAVQKRLGDAGSELVLDDATKIIGCYKALTKVDLKADVTADPHPMRRALAFAKDIRSSKLIRDEFTTVVDEYLDQDSLVEAHAPSSHLQCEIEHVDGTFNAKTRGALLDWLRVGGGENTCRILTNARCLSEGVDVPALDAIMFLHPRKSQIDVVQSVGRVMRKTDTKKMGYVILPVGVPAGVPPEQALADNERYRVVWQILNALRAHDERFDSTINKMSLGQDISDSIEIVGIDAASEELKSVTAVVDKLPTKTKAAGSGIGSGNGGAGDEVLESDPLQTEMTFSVDEFSRAIMAKIVKKCGTRDYWEDWSASIAEIAKNHITRLTALLKDPDTDARNAFDAFLAELRDDLNDTISEADAIEMLAQHIITRPVFETLFEGHKFTAENPVSRAMQRVLDVLNEANLDKESKDLEKFYASVKMRSTGITDPQAKQRLIVELYDKFFRNAFPRTTEKLGIVYTPVEIVDFILHSVNEMLQEHFGQTLGSKGVHIIDPFTGTGTFITRLLQSGLIAPEELEHKFRNEIHANEIVLLAYYIAAINIEAVYQGIAESDDYVPFEGICLTDTFQMYEGKDELALYMPDNSERRKRQKEVDIRVIVGNPPYSVGQSTANDDNANVIYPGLDARIRSTYAARSANTNMRSLYDSYIRAIRWASDRIGDAGVVAFVTNAGWVDGNAADGMRACLAEEFTDLYVFHLRGNQRTSGEKSRKEGGKIFGSGSRAPIAVSVFVKNPDAVEHGRIFFHDIGDYLDQKQKLAIIRDFGAVGGITDAEAWERVTPNENFDWLGQRDADFGKFIDISEKNGSQPAVFETHSAGLKTNRDSWVYGSSKSDLENRIETSISFYNRQVDERRSDSDHKPDTRADRFKWCQSTLRSYEKGRNLSFNEDRLQQAIYRPYQSIWLYKDKDLNWSSYLMPRFFPNREAVNRVIMIKQRWHGDGQLALMVDRVPDLQSDGGTQCVSLYLYDQHDEDPGGLFEGQSTGLQRRDAITDAGLAHFQAVYPGEEITKEDIFYYVYGLLHSNDYRDRYADNLTKELPRIPCVKTYADFRTFVDAGRALGDLHVNYETVEPYPATYKQGDPRTWVVKDAQAFYRVTKMKFAGKRGDTDKTTVIYNANITMTDVPLEAYDYIVNGKPALEWVMERQVVKTDKASGIVNDANDYANETMNNPAYPLELFQRVITVSLETMKIVRALPKLDLPE, from the coding sequence ATGACTGCTATCGATCGAATCCTTCAATCCTATCGCGATGCAGCCGTCACCGAGCGCGAGAAAGGCACCTACTTCGAGCGCCTCGCCTTGGCATTCTTTTTGAACGACCCAGTCCAGGCCGAAGAATACGAAGCGGTCTGGTCGTGGTCTGAATGGGCGCAGGCTAACAGCTGGGATGGCAAAGATGTCGGCATCGATTTGGTCGCCAAACTGCGCAACGAGGATGGGTTTGCAGCGATCCAGGCAAAATTCTATGCCGCCGATACCCGGATCCAGAAATCGCATATCGACAGCTTCATCTCGGCCTCCGGCAAGGAGCCGTTCCGGCGACGCGTGGTTCTGGACACGACAGAGCGCGAATGGGGCACGAACGCCGAAGAAATGATCCGGGGGCAAACAATCCCCGTTGTCCGGATCGGCCTCACCGATCTTCGGGACAGCCGGATCGACTGGACGATCTTCGAGGCACGCGGCGAAATCGTCCTCAGCGCCAAGAAGTCCCTTCTGGGCCACCAGCGTGACGCGCTGGCCGAAGTTGCGCTGGGTCTGGCCGAAGCTGATCGCGGCAAACTGATCATGGCCTGTGGCACTGGCAAGACCTTCACCTCTTTGAAAATAGCGGAATCCATCGCAGGAAAAGGCAGGCGGGTGCTGTTCATGGTGCCCTCGCTTGCACTGATGTCCCAGACTGTACGCGAATGGACCAATGACACCGAAACGCCGATCCGCGCCTTCGCTGTCTGCTCGGATGCCCACGTCGGCAAGCGTCGCAAAAGCACCGACGACATTGCCGAAATCGAGATCCATGATCTGGCGTTTCCCGCCACCACGGATCCGGCCAAGGTCGCCGAAAATGCGGGCGAGCACGATCCCGAGCGGATGACGGTCATCTTCTCGACCTATCAATCGATCGTCACCCTGACGCGCGCTCAGGAAGCTGGCCTGCCGGAATTCGACCTGATCATCTGTGATGAGGCGCACCGCACCACCGGTGCGACGCTTGGTGGCGAGGAAGAGTCGAACTTCGTCAAGATTCACAGCGACGATCACGTCAAAGGTCGCAAACGGCTCTACATGACCGCCACGCCCCGGATCTTCGGCGACAACGTCCGCAGCAAGGCGGATGAAGTTGGCGCCGAACTGGCATCGATGGACGATCCCGCCCTCTTTGGCGAAACGCTGTTTTATCGCGGGTTCGGCTGGGCGGTGCAGAACGGGTTGCTGACCGATTACAAGGTCATCGTCCTGGCGATGGACGAGGGGCTGGTCAGTGCGGCGGTGCAGAAGCGGCTTGGCGATGCGGGCAGCGAACTGGTGCTGGATGATGCGACCAAGATTATCGGTTGCTACAAAGCGTTGACCAAGGTCGACCTCAAGGCCGACGTCACCGCTGATCCTCACCCCATGCGGCGCGCACTGGCCTTTGCGAAGGACATCCGCAGCTCCAAGCTGATCCGGGACGAGTTCACCACCGTCGTGGATGAATACCTCGACCAGGACAGCTTGGTTGAGGCCCACGCGCCGTCCAGCCATCTGCAATGCGAAATCGAACATGTCGATGGCACCTTCAACGCCAAGACTCGTGGCGCTCTGCTGGATTGGCTAAGAGTCGGCGGCGGCGAGAACACTTGCCGTATTCTGACCAACGCGCGCTGCCTGTCCGAAGGCGTCGACGTGCCCGCCCTCGACGCGATCATGTTCCTGCACCCGCGCAAGAGTCAGATCGACGTGGTGCAATCGGTTGGCCGCGTCATGCGCAAGACCGACACCAAGAAGATGGGCTATGTCATCCTGCCGGTCGGCGTTCCCGCAGGGGTTCCGCCCGAACAGGCGCTGGCCGACAATGAGCGTTATCGCGTCGTCTGGCAGATTCTGAACGCGCTGCGCGCCCATGATGAACGCTTTGACAGCACCATCAACAAGATGTCGCTCGGGCAGGACATCAGCGATTCCATCGAGATCGTTGGAATAGATGCAGCATCAGAAGAGCTGAAATCTGTCACCGCAGTTGTCGACAAACTGCCCACCAAGACCAAGGCGGCAGGTTCCGGCATCGGGTCTGGCAACGGCGGCGCCGGGGATGAGGTGCTCGAAAGTGATCCGCTTCAGACCGAGATGACCTTCTCCGTCGACGAATTCTCCCGCGCCATCATGGCCAAGATCGTCAAGAAATGCGGCACCCGCGATTATTGGGAGGACTGGTCCGCCTCCATCGCCGAAATCGCCAAGAACCACATCACCCGCCTGACCGCCTTGTTGAAAGACCCGGATACAGACGCCCGCAATGCCTTCGATGCCTTCCTGGCCGAACTGCGCGACGATCTGAACGACACCATTTCCGAAGCCGACGCCATCGAGATGCTGGCCCAGCACATTATCACGCGGCCCGTGTTCGAGACCCTGTTCGAAGGTCACAAGTTCACCGCTGAAAACCCCGTGTCGCGCGCGATGCAGCGCGTACTGGATGTGCTGAACGAGGCCAACCTCGACAAGGAATCCAAGGACCTCGAAAAGTTCTACGCCAGCGTCAAGATGCGCTCGACCGGGATCACCGATCCGCAGGCCAAGCAGCGCCTGATCGTCGAGCTCTACGACAAGTTCTTCCGCAACGCCTTCCCCCGCACGACCGAGAAGCTGGGTATTGTCTATACGCCGGTCGAGATCGTCGATTTCATCCTGCACTCGGTCAACGAGATGTTGCAGGAGCATTTTGGCCAGACGCTGGGGTCCAAGGGCGTCCACATCATCGACCCCTTCACCGGCACGGGCACCTTCATCACGCGGCTGCTGCAATCCGGCCTGATTGCACCAGAGGAGCTGGAGCACAAGTTCCGCAACGAGATCCACGCCAACGAGATCGTCCTGCTGGCCTACTACATCGCCGCAATCAACATCGAGGCCGTCTATCAGGGGATCGCCGAGAGCGACGACTACGTGCCGTTCGAGGGCATCTGTCTCACCGACACCTTCCAGATGTATGAGGGCAAGGACGAGCTGGCGCTCTACATGCCCGACAATTCCGAGCGCCGCAAACGGCAGAAGGAGGTCGACATCCGGGTGATCGTTGGCAACCCGCCGTATTCGGTGGGGCAATCGACCGCGAACGATGACAATGCCAATGTTATCTATCCGGGGCTGGACGCACGGATCAGATCAACCTACGCGGCACGGTCGGCGAACACCAACATGCGGTCGCTCTACGACAGCTATATCCGAGCGATCCGCTGGGCCTCAGATCGGATTGGGGATGCTGGCGTCGTGGCCTTCGTTACGAACGCGGGATGGGTGGATGGAAACGCCGCTGATGGGATGCGCGCATGCCTGGCGGAAGAGTTCACGGACCTCTATGTTTTCCACCTACGCGGCAACCAGCGGACCAGCGGGGAAAAGTCCCGCAAGGAAGGTGGCAAGATTTTCGGTTCGGGCAGCCGCGCACCGATTGCCGTAAGCGTCTTCGTCAAGAACCCAGACGCGGTGGAACATGGTCGGATCTTCTTCCACGATATCGGCGATTATCTGGATCAGAAGCAAAAGCTCGCGATCATTCGGGATTTCGGTGCGGTTGGCGGGATTACCGATGCCGAGGCATGGGAGAGGGTTACGCCCAACGAGAATTTCGATTGGCTGGGACAGCGAGATGCCGACTTCGGAAAGTTTATCGATATATCCGAGAAGAATGGCTCCCAACCAGCCGTTTTCGAAACGCATTCTGCCGGACTAAAAACAAACCGAGATTCTTGGGTATACGGTTCATCCAAATCCGATTTGGAGAACCGAATTGAGACATCGATTTCGTTTTATAATCGTCAGGTCGACGAGCGCCGCTCCGATAGCGATCACAAGCCGGATACACGCGCTGATCGATTCAAGTGGTGCCAATCCACTCTGAGATCCTATGAGAAAGGCAGAAATCTATCTTTCAACGAGGACCGGCTTCAGCAGGCCATCTATCGACCTTATCAAAGCATATGGCTGTATAAGGACAAGGACTTGAACTGGAGCAGCTATCTTATGCCCCGGTTCTTCCCAAATCGAGAAGCCGTGAACCGCGTGATAATGATCAAGCAAAGATGGCACGGAGACGGTCAACTCGCACTAATGGTTGATCGCGTTCCCGATCTTCAAAGCGATGGCGGAACTCAGTGTGTCTCGCTCTACCTTTACGACCAGCATGACGAGGATCCCGGCGGCCTCTTTGAGGGCCAGTCCACCGGGCTCCAGCGCCGCGACGCGATCACCGATGCCGGGCTGGCGCATTTCCAAGCGGTCTATCCGGGCGAGGAGATCACCAAGGAGGACATCTTCTACTACGTCTACGGCCTGCTGCATTCAAACGACTACCGCGACCGCTACGCCGACAACCTGACCAAGGAACTGCCCCGCATTCCCTGCGTCAAAACCTACGCCGACTTCCGCACCTTCGTCGACGCCGGGCGCGCGCTGGGCGATCTCCACGTCAATTATGAGACCGTGGAGCCCTATCCAGCCACCTATAAGCAGGGCGATCCGCGCACTTGGGTGGTCAAGGACGCGCAGGCTTTCTACCGCGTGACCAAGATGAAATTCGCGGGCAAGCGCGGCGACACCGACAAGACCACGGTGATCTACAACGCCAACATCACCATGACCGACGTGCCGCTGGAGGCCTACGATTACATCGTCAACGGCAAGCCCGCGCTGGAATGGGTGATGGAGCGCCAGGTGGTCAAGACCGACAAGGCCAGCGGCATCGTCAACGACGCCAACGATTACGCCAACGAGACAATGAACAACCCAGCCTATCCGCTGGAGCTGTTCCAACGCGTCATCACGGTGAGCCTCGAGACGATGAAGATCGTCCGCGCGCTGCCAAAACTGGACCTCCCGGAATGA